A stretch of Bacillus pseudomycoides DNA encodes these proteins:
- the murD gene encoding UDP-N-acetylmuramoyl-L-alanine--D-glutamate ligase, with translation MKTVTEYQNKNILVLGIAKSGYAAATLLKSLGANVIVNDGKPLAKNVLAAELQAKGMDVVCGGHPLELLERNISLVVKNPGIPYSNPLLVAAREKQIPIVTEVELAYRISKAPLVGITGSNGKTTTTMLTFEMLKEGQKHPVIAGNIGTVACEVAQTAKENEIVVTELSSFQLMGVETFQPKIAAFLNLFEAHLDYHGTKKEYGLAKANIFKNQTEADYSVINADDADVMALSANSKGQKVLFSATKVIEDGACIKEGALYFKGEKVVEIKDIVLPGKHNLENILAAMSIAKLSGVANEAIITVLKRFTGVKHRLEYVTTINNRKFYNDSKATNMLATEKALSAFTQPIILLAGGLDRGNEFDDLIPYFEHVKAIVTYGQTASKLVKAAQKAGLDIIETVDNLEEAVEKAYAFSADGDVILLSPACASWDQFKTFEERGDIFIQAVHKLI, from the coding sequence TTGAAAACTGTAACTGAATATCAAAATAAAAATATTCTTGTATTAGGTATTGCGAAAAGTGGTTATGCAGCAGCAACTTTATTAAAAAGTTTAGGTGCAAATGTAATTGTAAATGACGGAAAACCTTTAGCTAAAAATGTATTAGCTGCAGAATTACAAGCAAAAGGAATGGACGTTGTATGCGGTGGTCATCCACTAGAATTGCTAGAAAGAAATATTTCACTCGTTGTAAAAAATCCAGGGATTCCATATTCTAATCCATTACTTGTTGCAGCAAGAGAAAAACAAATTCCAATTGTAACAGAAGTGGAACTCGCGTATCGTATTTCAAAGGCACCGCTTGTTGGAATTACGGGATCTAATGGTAAAACAACTACGACAATGCTAACTTTTGAAATGTTAAAAGAAGGGCAGAAACATCCTGTTATTGCTGGAAATATTGGTACTGTAGCGTGTGAAGTTGCGCAGACAGCGAAAGAAAATGAAATAGTAGTTACAGAACTTTCATCATTCCAGTTAATGGGAGTAGAAACATTCCAACCTAAAATTGCAGCATTTTTAAATTTATTTGAAGCACATTTAGATTATCATGGTACAAAGAAAGAGTATGGTTTAGCGAAAGCGAATATTTTTAAAAACCAAACTGAAGCAGATTACAGTGTAATTAATGCCGATGATGCAGATGTGATGGCTTTATCAGCGAATAGTAAAGGGCAAAAGGTATTATTTTCAGCTACGAAAGTAATTGAAGATGGTGCATGTATTAAAGAGGGTGCTCTTTATTTCAAAGGTGAGAAAGTTGTTGAAATTAAGGACATCGTTTTACCTGGTAAGCATAACTTGGAAAATATTTTAGCGGCAATGAGCATTGCGAAATTGTCAGGTGTAGCGAATGAAGCGATTATTACTGTATTAAAACGTTTTACAGGAGTAAAACATCGTCTAGAGTATGTAACAACAATTAACAATCGTAAGTTTTATAATGATTCTAAAGCAACGAATATGTTAGCGACAGAAAAAGCTTTATCTGCATTCACGCAGCCTATTATTCTATTAGCAGGTGGTCTTGATCGTGGGAATGAATTTGATGATTTAATCCCATACTTTGAACATGTGAAAGCGATTGTGACATATGGACAAACTGCATCAAAATTAGTAAAGGCAGCACAAAAAGCAGGATTAGATATTATTGAAACTGTCGATAATTTAGAAGAGGCAGTAGAAAAAGCGTATGCTTTTTCTGCAGATGGAGATGTTATTCTTCTTTCACCAGCATGTGCAAGCTGGGATCAATTTAAAACATTTGAAGAAAGAGGAGACATTTTTATACAAGCTGTGCATAAACTTATATAA
- the murB gene encoding UDP-N-acetylmuramate dehydrogenase produces MQQLAKELIEAEVGKVLENEALARYTTMKIGGPADILIVPSSVIGVEKTLDLVKKYHTKWTAIGRGSNLLVSDNGIEGVVIRLGEGLDHLEVEGTTVRVGGGYPLIKLSTLLSRQGLAGLEFASGIPGSIGGAVYMNAGAHKSDMSEVLTRAHIMFDDGTMKWLTKEEMEFSYRTSVLQTKRPGIVVEAELQLKAGNREEIVSIMQKNKDYRRETQPWNHPCAGSIFRNPLPHFAGDLVEKAGLRGYQIGGAKISEMHGNFIVNAGSASAQDVLNLIAFVKKTIKEKFGVDMHTEVEIIGR; encoded by the coding sequence ATGCAACAATTAGCAAAGGAACTTATCGAAGCAGAAGTTGGTAAAGTGTTAGAAAATGAAGCGTTAGCTCGTTATACAACTATGAAAATAGGTGGGCCAGCTGATATTCTAATCGTGCCAAGTAGTGTGATTGGTGTGGAAAAGACTTTAGATTTAGTAAAGAAATATCACACAAAGTGGACAGCAATTGGACGTGGGTCTAATCTACTCGTATCTGATAACGGTATTGAAGGTGTTGTAATTCGTTTAGGAGAAGGATTAGATCACCTAGAAGTAGAAGGAACTACTGTACGAGTTGGAGGAGGATATCCTCTTATTAAGTTGTCAACACTACTTAGTCGCCAAGGTCTAGCTGGATTAGAATTTGCTAGTGGTATCCCAGGGAGTATCGGTGGGGCAGTATATATGAATGCCGGTGCGCATAAATCAGATATGTCAGAAGTTTTAACGAGAGCTCATATTATGTTTGATGATGGTACAATGAAGTGGCTAACAAAAGAAGAGATGGAATTTTCTTATCGGACTTCTGTACTACAAACAAAGCGTCCTGGCATTGTAGTAGAAGCGGAATTGCAGTTGAAAGCAGGGAATCGTGAAGAAATAGTAAGTATAATGCAAAAGAATAAAGACTATCGCCGTGAAACGCAACCATGGAATCATCCTTGTGCTGGCAGTATATTTAGAAATCCACTACCCCATTTTGCTGGAGATTTAGTGGAAAAGGCAGGCCTACGTGGATATCAAATCGGTGGTGCGAAAATTTCTGAAATGCATGGAAACTTTATTGTCAATGCAGGATCTGCATCAGCACAAGATGTACTGAATTTAATTGCATTTGTCAAAAAAACAATTAAAGAAAAATTTGGTGTTGATATGCATACAGAAGTAGAAATCATTGGAAGATAG
- a CDS encoding FtsQ-type POTRA domain-containing protein — protein MKNSKVIKLQDRVPKLKNQKKKDKKPVNQRLILYVSILFLLVLFLIYFRSPLSNIKKISVLGNHYMTDAQVMKESGITYETSYFRVTAHKAEKNLTKRNEIKKVNVKKRFPNKIDIHIEEYVTIGYINKGGKLQPLLENGKTLDVLPNGKLPVAAPIFEPFKEAKMKELIEELEKLTPTILRSISEIHYAPKNSNEDHLTLYMNEGYEVSTTIQDFAKRMEAYPLIIKNIESGRKVLIDLEVGAYFKYLDEEEKKK, from the coding sequence ATGAAAAATAGTAAAGTGATTAAACTACAAGATCGTGTACCAAAACTAAAGAATCAAAAGAAAAAGGATAAAAAGCCTGTCAATCAGAGATTAATTTTATATGTATCAATTTTGTTTTTACTAGTACTTTTTTTAATTTATTTTCGATCTCCACTTAGTAATATAAAAAAGATAAGTGTTTTAGGAAATCATTATATGACAGATGCACAAGTCATGAAGGAATCTGGAATTACATATGAAACGAGCTATTTTCGCGTGACAGCACATAAGGCGGAAAAGAATTTAACAAAACGAAATGAAATTAAAAAAGTGAATGTCAAAAAGCGTTTTCCAAATAAAATTGACATTCACATTGAAGAGTATGTAACGATAGGGTATATAAATAAAGGCGGGAAATTACAACCGCTTTTAGAGAACGGTAAAACGCTTGATGTACTACCGAACGGGAAGTTACCTGTTGCGGCTCCAATTTTCGAGCCGTTTAAAGAAGCGAAAATGAAAGAGTTGATTGAAGAGTTAGAAAAGTTGACTCCGACTATTCTTAGATCTATTTCTGAAATTCATTATGCTCCAAAGAATTCAAATGAAGATCATCTTACTTTATATATGAATGAAGGCTATGAAGTAAGTACAACGATACAAGATTTTGCAAAGCGTATGGAAGCATATCCACTGATTATAAAAAATATAGAGTCGGGTAGAAAAGTTTTAATTGATTTAGAAGTGGGAGCGTATTTTAAATATTTAGACGAGGAAGAAAAAAAGAAGTAG
- the spoVE gene encoding stage V sporulation protein E — protein sequence MKKTPDFILIIVTLLLLTIGMIMVYSASAVWASYKMGDSFFFAKRQLLFAGIGVAAMFFIMKIDYWTWRTYSKMILLVCFILLILVLIPGVGLVRGGARSWIGIGAFSIQPSEFMKFAMIIFLAKFLAEKQKLITSFKRGLLPALGFVFVAFGMIMLQPDLGTGTVMVGTCIVMIFISGARVFHFSMLGLIGVAGFVGLIASAPYRMKRITSYLDPWSDPLGSGFQIIQSLLAIGPGGLFGLGLGQSRQKFLYLPEPQTDFIFAILSEELGFIGGSFVLLLFSLLLWRGIRIALGAPDLYGTFLAVGIVAMIAIQVMINVGVVTGLMPVTGITLPFLSYGGSSLTLMLMAVGVLLNISRHSRY from the coding sequence ATGAAGAAAACACCTGATTTTATTTTAATTATCGTTACGCTTTTGTTGTTAACAATTGGAATGATAATGGTCTACAGTGCAAGTGCTGTCTGGGCTTCCTATAAGATGGGTGATTCATTCTTTTTTGCAAAACGACAGTTGCTATTTGCGGGGATTGGTGTAGCTGCCATGTTTTTTATCATGAAAATTGACTACTGGACATGGCGGACCTATTCGAAGATGATTTTACTGGTTTGTTTTATTCTGCTTATCCTTGTCCTGATTCCTGGAGTTGGACTTGTTCGGGGAGGAGCACGAAGCTGGATTGGGATTGGAGCATTTTCGATTCAACCGTCAGAATTTATGAAATTTGCGATGATTATTTTTTTGGCTAAATTTTTAGCAGAAAAGCAAAAGTTAATTACTTCGTTTAAACGAGGACTACTTCCCGCACTTGGTTTTGTATTTGTTGCATTTGGCATGATTATGTTACAGCCAGATCTTGGGACAGGGACAGTAATGGTTGGGACATGTATCGTAATGATTTTTATTTCAGGAGCACGTGTTTTTCATTTTTCGATGTTAGGATTAATAGGAGTAGCAGGATTTGTTGGATTAATTGCATCAGCACCATATCGAATGAAACGAATTACTTCTTACTTGGATCCATGGTCAGATCCACTCGGGAGTGGATTCCAGATTATTCAATCGCTACTTGCAATCGGTCCTGGTGGTTTATTTGGGCTTGGACTTGGACAAAGTAGACAAAAATTTCTTTATTTACCAGAGCCACAAACTGACTTTATTTTTGCGATTTTATCCGAAGAATTAGGTTTTATTGGTGGGTCGTTTGTGTTATTATTATTTAGTCTGTTATTATGGCGTGGGATTCGTATAGCATTGGGAGCGCCTGATTTATATGGTACGTTTTTGGCAGTAGGTATTGTGGCGATGATTGCGATTCAAGTGATGATCAATGTTGGTGTTGTAACAGGACTAATGCCTGTTACAGGAATTACTTTGCCATTTTTAAGTTATGGTGGGTCGAGTTTGACCTTAATGCTAATGGCAGTTGGCGTATTATTGAATATAAGTCGTCATTCTCGCTACTAA
- the murG gene encoding undecaprenyldiphospho-muramoylpentapeptide beta-N-acetylglucosaminyltransferase: protein MRVLVSGGGTGGHIYPALALIREIKKLHPEARFLYIGTENGLESTIVPKAGIPFQSIVISGFKRKISLDNVKTVMRFLRGVQDSKRYIRRFNPDVVIGTGGYVCGPVVYAAAKLGIPTIVHEQNSVPGVTNKFLSRYVDKVAVCFEAATEHFPKSKVVMTGNPRASEVMNQNGMKGKRSVGLSLSKKSVLIFGGSRGARPINDAFVAAIEQFGNKDYEVLYITGEVHYDKVMEAVKQKGNPNNVIIKPFIHNMPEVLTGVDLVVSRAGATTLAELTALGKPSILIPSPYVTNNHQEKNARSVVDKGAAKMLLEKDLTAETLLHDIDEILLNTQTLQNMKLAATQLGIPDAANKLFEVMKKLVKNNVR, encoded by the coding sequence GTGCGAGTATTAGTTAGTGGTGGTGGCACAGGAGGTCATATATATCCAGCTCTTGCTTTAATTAGAGAAATAAAAAAACTACATCCTGAAGCAAGGTTTTTATACATTGGTACGGAAAATGGATTAGAAAGTACAATCGTTCCAAAAGCAGGAATACCATTTCAATCAATTGTCATTAGTGGATTTAAACGAAAAATATCTCTTGATAATGTAAAAACAGTGATGCGTTTTCTAAGAGGGGTGCAAGATAGTAAAAGATATATTCGTCGTTTCAATCCCGATGTTGTAATTGGTACAGGGGGCTATGTATGCGGTCCAGTCGTTTACGCGGCAGCAAAATTAGGAATTCCAACAATTGTACACGAGCAAAATAGTGTCCCTGGTGTAACGAATAAATTTTTAAGTCGCTATGTGGATAAGGTAGCGGTTTGTTTTGAAGCGGCAACAGAACATTTTCCAAAGTCGAAAGTTGTTATGACAGGAAATCCGCGTGCATCAGAAGTAATGAATCAAAATGGCATGAAAGGAAAGCGTTCTGTTGGATTATCTCTTTCTAAAAAATCTGTGCTTATTTTTGGTGGGAGTCGCGGAGCAAGACCGATTAATGATGCATTTGTAGCAGCAATTGAACAATTTGGTAACAAAGATTATGAAGTATTGTATATCACAGGTGAAGTGCATTATGATAAAGTCATGGAGGCTGTAAAGCAAAAAGGAAATCCGAATAATGTAATTATTAAACCATTTATTCATAATATGCCAGAGGTACTTACTGGGGTGGATCTTGTTGTTTCACGTGCTGGTGCTACAACGTTAGCAGAGTTAACAGCGCTAGGTAAACCAAGTATTTTAATTCCGAGTCCTTATGTGACGAATAACCATCAAGAGAAAAATGCGAGATCAGTTGTCGATAAAGGGGCAGCAAAAATGCTTCTTGAAAAAGATTTAACTGCTGAAACGCTTCTTCATGATATTGATGAAATTCTATTAAATACACAAACATTACAAAATATGAAACTAGCTGCTACGCAGTTAGGCATTCCGGATGCAGCGAATAAGTTATTTGAAGTAATGAAAAAGCTTGTAAAAAATAACGTTAGGTGA
- a CDS encoding stage V sporulation protein D, with the protein MRVSNVTVRKRLIFILISGILIFTIIDIRLGYVQFFLGNMLTDRAKDSWSRNITFEPERGKILDRNGVALATNKSAPTVFVVPRQIEKPAETAEKLAAVLGVQKEEIYKRITKKESIVRLDKGGRKISHDKAKEVRALSLKGVYIAEDSIRYYPFGKYLSHVLGFAGSDNQGLMGLEAYYDKELNGDKGHVRFFADAKGQRMPNVGDDFKKPEAGLDLNLTIDSRINTIIEREMNIADSTYNPDGMIAIAMNPKNGEILGMSSRPSFDPADFQSVSPEVFNRNLPVWSTYEPGSTFKIITLAAALNEKLVDLEKDTFYDDGAAEVGGARLRCWKAGGHGSQTFLEVVQNSCNPGFIELGDRLGKEKLFEYIRDFGFGQKTGIDLQGEGKGILFNLDKVGPVEQATTSFGQGVSVTPIQQVAAVAAAVNGGTLYQPYIAKKFVDPSNNQVVRKKTPVAKKKVISKETSEKVRYALENVVAKGSGKGAYIDGYRVGGKTGTAQKVKDGKYLDNNYIVSFIGFAPADDPQIVVYVAVDNPKGITQFGGVVAAPIVGNILRDVLPVMGVEPRKEQVEKEYKWGDTPTIEVPDLIGMKKRDLQTQLVDLQLDVSGEGDKVIKQSPEAGAKVKEGSKIRIYFGN; encoded by the coding sequence ATGCGTGTATCGAATGTAACAGTTAGAAAACGACTTATTTTTATACTTATATCAGGTATACTCATTTTTACAATCATTGATATTCGTCTTGGATATGTACAGTTTTTTCTTGGGAATATGTTAACAGATCGTGCGAAAGATTCGTGGAGTCGTAATATTACTTTTGAACCTGAGCGAGGGAAAATTTTAGATCGAAATGGTGTGGCGCTTGCAACAAATAAAAGTGCACCAACTGTCTTTGTTGTACCAAGGCAAATTGAAAAACCAGCAGAGACTGCAGAGAAGTTAGCTGCAGTTTTAGGTGTGCAAAAAGAGGAAATTTATAAACGGATTACAAAAAAAGAGTCTATTGTAAGATTGGATAAAGGTGGAAGGAAAATTTCTCATGATAAAGCAAAGGAAGTGCGAGCTTTAAGTTTAAAAGGTGTTTATATTGCTGAAGATTCCATTCGATATTATCCGTTTGGAAAATATTTATCGCATGTACTAGGTTTTGCTGGTAGTGATAATCAAGGACTTATGGGACTTGAGGCATATTATGATAAAGAATTAAATGGTGATAAAGGCCATGTGCGATTTTTTGCGGATGCAAAAGGACAAAGAATGCCAAATGTCGGAGATGATTTTAAAAAACCAGAGGCTGGTTTAGATTTAAATCTAACAATTGATTCTCGAATCAATACGATTATCGAGAGAGAAATGAATATCGCAGATTCTACGTATAACCCAGATGGTATGATAGCAATCGCGATGAACCCGAAAAATGGTGAGATTTTAGGGATGTCGAGTCGACCAAGTTTTGATCCAGCAGATTTTCAGAGCGTTTCGCCAGAAGTGTTTAATCGAAACTTGCCCGTATGGAGTACATATGAGCCGGGATCGACTTTTAAAATCATTACACTTGCGGCTGCCTTAAATGAAAAATTAGTAGACTTGGAGAAAGATACGTTTTATGATGATGGAGCAGCTGAAGTTGGTGGCGCTAGGCTACGGTGTTGGAAAGCAGGTGGCCATGGTAGCCAAACTTTTTTAGAAGTTGTTCAAAATTCTTGTAACCCAGGTTTTATTGAGCTTGGAGACAGGCTTGGGAAAGAAAAGTTATTCGAATACATTCGTGATTTTGGTTTTGGACAAAAAACAGGAATTGATTTACAGGGAGAAGGAAAAGGGATTTTATTTAACTTAGATAAGGTTGGTCCTGTTGAACAAGCAACTACTTCTTTCGGGCAAGGGGTTTCTGTGACACCAATTCAACAAGTTGCTGCAGTAGCGGCAGCTGTAAATGGTGGGACGTTATACCAGCCATATATTGCGAAAAAGTTTGTTGATCCCTCGAATAATCAAGTTGTAAGGAAGAAAACACCAGTCGCAAAAAAGAAGGTTATTTCCAAGGAAACATCGGAAAAAGTTCGTTATGCATTAGAAAATGTAGTAGCGAAAGGTTCTGGTAAAGGTGCATATATTGACGGATATCGTGTGGGTGGAAAAACGGGAACTGCCCAAAAGGTAAAGGATGGAAAATATTTAGATAACAATTATATTGTATCTTTTATTGGATTTGCTCCAGCAGATGACCCGCAAATCGTTGTGTATGTAGCGGTTGATAATCCAAAAGGAATTACTCAATTTGGTGGTGTTGTTGCTGCACCGATTGTAGGGAATATTCTTCGTGATGTGCTTCCTGTTATGGGAGTAGAACCACGTAAGGAACAAGTTGAGAAGGAATATAAATGGGGCGATACACCTACAATAGAAGTTCCGGATTTAATTGGAATGAAGAAGAGAGATTTACAAACGCAGCTTGTAGACTTACAGCTTGATGTAAGTGGTGAGGGTGATAAAGTAATTAAACAATCGCCAGAAGCTGGTGCCAAAGTAAAAGAAGGTTCGAAAATTAGAATTTACTTCGGTAATTAA
- a CDS encoding UDP-N-acetylmuramoyl-L-alanyl-D-glutamate--2,6-diaminopimelate ligase, whose protein sequence is MKLHTLVSCLHDFPVVPKENPEITSIEADSRKVTNGSLFVCMKGYTVDSHDFAKQAAAQGAAAIVAERPIDVDVPVVLVKNTYRSLAVLADYFYGQPTHKLHLIGITGTNGKTTTSHIMDEIMRAHGHKTGLIGTINMKIGDETFEVKNTTPDALTLQQTFHRMVEQNVNSAVMEVSSHALDLGRVHGCDYDVAVFTNLTQDHLDYHKTMEEYKHAKGLLFAQLGNSYHHDREKYAVLNNDDPVAEEYMRSTAATVITYGIDTHSDIMAKNIVMTSGGTTFSLVTPSESIDITMKLIGKFNVYNVLAAIAATLVSGVSLQTIIDVVKKLTGVPGRFEVVDGGQDYTVIVDYAHTPDSLENVLTTAKQFAKGNVYCIVGCGGDRDRTKRPIMAGVATKYTTHAILTSDNPRSEDPKSILDDMLTGAKGNNYEVIVDRKEAIFHAILEAKAEDIIIIAGKGHETYQIIGKEVHHFDDREIAKEAITERLNNKE, encoded by the coding sequence ATGAAGTTGCACACACTTGTATCATGTTTGCATGATTTTCCAGTTGTTCCAAAAGAAAATCCAGAAATTACATCCATTGAAGCGGATTCACGCAAAGTGACAAATGGAAGCTTGTTTGTATGTATGAAAGGATATACAGTTGATAGCCATGATTTTGCTAAGCAAGCAGCCGCGCAAGGTGCGGCTGCTATTGTTGCGGAAAGACCGATTGATGTTGACGTTCCAGTTGTACTTGTGAAAAATACCTATCGTTCTTTAGCGGTTTTAGCTGATTACTTTTACGGACAGCCAACGCATAAGTTACATTTGATTGGGATTACAGGTACAAATGGAAAGACAACAACGTCGCACATTATGGATGAAATTATGCGAGCACATGGTCATAAAACAGGGCTAATTGGAACAATTAATATGAAAATCGGTGATGAAACATTCGAGGTGAAAAATACAACGCCAGATGCACTGACACTTCAGCAAACGTTTCACCGTATGGTTGAGCAAAACGTAAATAGCGCAGTAATGGAAGTTTCTTCACATGCATTAGATCTTGGCCGTGTACATGGTTGTGATTATGATGTGGCGGTATTTACAAATTTAACGCAGGATCATTTAGATTATCATAAAACGATGGAAGAATATAAACATGCAAAAGGTTTGCTGTTTGCGCAGCTTGGCAATAGCTACCACCATGATCGTGAAAAGTACGCTGTGTTAAATAATGATGATCCAGTAGCAGAAGAGTATATGAGAAGTACGGCGGCTACAGTTATTACGTATGGAATTGATACACATAGCGATATTATGGCAAAAAATATTGTAATGACGAGCGGTGGAACAACATTTAGTCTTGTTACACCAAGTGAAAGTATAGATATTACGATGAAATTAATTGGGAAGTTTAATGTATACAATGTTTTAGCGGCGATAGCGGCTACTCTTGTTTCAGGTGTATCTTTACAAACAATTATTGATGTTGTGAAAAAGTTAACTGGAGTTCCAGGACGTTTTGAAGTTGTAGATGGCGGTCAAGATTATACAGTTATTGTCGATTATGCACACACGCCAGATAGCTTAGAAAATGTATTAACGACAGCAAAACAATTTGCAAAAGGGAATGTATATTGTATTGTTGGTTGTGGCGGCGATCGTGATCGGACGAAAAGACCGATTATGGCAGGTGTCGCTACAAAATATACAACGCATGCAATTTTGACTTCAGACAATCCAAGAAGTGAAGATCCAAAATCAATTTTAGATGATATGTTAACAGGTGCAAAAGGAAATAATTATGAAGTAATTGTTGATCGAAAAGAAGCGATTTTTCATGCGATTTTAGAAGCGAAAGCAGAAGATATTATTATTATTGCTGGAAAAGGGCATGAAACATACCAAATTATTGGTAAAGAAGTACATCATTTTGACGATCGTGAAATTGCAAAAGAGGCAATCACGGAGCGTTTAAACAACAAAGAGTAA
- the mraY gene encoding phospho-N-acetylmuramoyl-pentapeptide-transferase, whose product MLEQGLLVTAGVAFLISVALSPLFIPFLRKLKFGQSIRDEGPKSHQKKSGTPTMGGIVIYVSMMVTTLIMAIKFKHLGAEVSLLLLVTFGYGLIGFLDDYIKVVKKRNLGLTSKQKLIGQLVIAIAFFVIAKGQGFDTNLMIPGTDIKFDLHWAYFILVLFMLIGGSNAVNLTDGLDGLLSGTAAIAFGAFGIIAVAQNQYAVAIFCMAVVGAVLGFLVFNANPAKVFMGDTGSLALGGAIAAVAILLKQELLLVVIGGVFVMETLSVIIQVISFKTTGKRVFKMSPLHHHYELCGWSEWRVVVTFWSVGFLLAVLGIYIGVWM is encoded by the coding sequence GTGCTAGAACAAGGTTTATTAGTAACGGCTGGGGTAGCTTTCTTAATTTCAGTGGCCCTATCGCCATTGTTTATTCCATTTTTACGTAAGTTAAAGTTTGGGCAGAGTATTCGTGATGAAGGACCGAAATCACATCAAAAGAAATCAGGAACACCAACGATGGGTGGTATTGTCATTTATGTGTCTATGATGGTGACAACACTCATTATGGCAATTAAATTTAAACATTTAGGTGCGGAAGTATCGTTATTGTTATTAGTTACATTTGGTTATGGACTAATTGGCTTTTTAGATGACTATATAAAAGTTGTTAAAAAAAGAAATCTTGGTTTAACATCAAAACAAAAATTAATCGGTCAGCTAGTTATTGCGATTGCATTCTTTGTAATCGCAAAAGGACAGGGATTTGATACAAATTTAATGATTCCAGGAACTGATATTAAATTTGATTTACACTGGGCGTATTTTATTCTTGTATTATTTATGCTTATTGGTGGATCAAATGCAGTCAATTTAACAGATGGTCTAGATGGATTATTATCAGGAACAGCTGCAATTGCATTTGGAGCATTTGGTATTATTGCAGTTGCGCAAAATCAATATGCCGTAGCGATTTTCTGTATGGCAGTTGTCGGAGCGGTACTTGGATTTTTAGTATTTAATGCAAATCCAGCTAAGGTATTTATGGGAGACACAGGTTCCCTCGCTTTAGGTGGTGCAATAGCTGCTGTAGCGATCTTATTAAAACAAGAACTATTGCTTGTTGTAATTGGCGGCGTATTTGTAATGGAAACATTATCTGTTATTATTCAAGTTATTTCATTTAAAACGACAGGGAAACGTGTCTTTAAAATGAGTCCACTACATCATCATTACGAATTATGTGGTTGGTCAGAGTGGCGCGTTGTTGTAACATTCTGGTCTGTAGGATTTTTATTGGCAGTATTAGGAATTTATATCGGGGTGTGGATGTAA